Part of the Rothia mucilaginosa genome, AGCAGGTCCGCTCCGACCGTGAGGCTGCGGATGCTGCCGCGGCTGAGGCGGCACGCAAGAAGGCTGAGGAGGACGCTAAGCGTCAGCAGGCCCCCGCACCTAAGGCAACCCCTGCACCGAAGGTAACCCCTGCACCGAAGGTGACCCCGGCTCCGAAGGCCAGGACCCGCCCGTCCCGCCCGGTGACTCGCCCCTCCTACCCGTCGCGTCCGCGTCACGGCCACACCCCGCGTTACCGCTCCTGGTACGGTGCATCTGCGAACACCTACCCGAGCAGCGGCTACCCGAACACCGGATACCTGGGTTTCGCGACCGGTAACCACCGCTAGTTATCGCCACTAGCCGAACCTCGTTGTAGACGTGAAAAGCCCCCGATGAGTTCTTTCATCGGGGGCTTCGCTCTGCCCGTGAACCGGGTCTGGCTACGCTACGGGTAGCTTAGTGCTGCTCGTCTGCCTCGCGGGGCTTCTGCGCGGGGTTGGTGACCAGCGGTTCGTCCTGGGTGACGGGCTCGGCGTCACCGTTCAAGTCGTAGACCTGGGCATCTTCGGGGATTTCCATGGCGGGCGCGCCGGGAATTCGGTCGTAGTCGCCGGTGAGGCTCTCGCCGTTGGCTCCTGCCGTGAGAGCTTCTGCTGTCGCCTCGGCTGCCTCGTCGGTGGCGGCCCTGTCTGCAATCTTGGTGTTGGACGCTCCGGCGCTCAGGCCCTTAGAAATAATCTTGCGCGGTCGCAGGTAGGTCACCCTGCCGTTGGCGTCCAGGTTTCCCGCCTTTTTAGCCAGGTTGAAGCTGTTGATAATGCCTCGGCTGCAGAAATACTTATCGCACTTGATGCGATTACCTCCCGCGAGGGTGAACGCTCTCTCGACCTGCTGAGTGGTCATGGAGGTACCGTTGACCAGCTGCTGCGCCAGCAGAGCGGAGACGTGCGGCGCCGCCATGGAGGTGCCGCTCTCGTAGACGTAGGTGAACTTAGTGTTATCAGGGCGGTCGAGGCTGTTCACGGACAGGGAGAGGATGTTTTCACCCGGCGCGGAGATGTTGACCCTCGTGCCGTAGTTGGAGAACGATGCTCGTGTACCGGCCTTGGTGGTTGCACCGACCGTGATGACGCCCATGCAGTTGGCGGGCGCGTACTTGGAGGCTTCCGTGTTGCCGTTACCTGCCGCGGCGACCACGAGTGCACCCTTGGAGCGTGCGATGTCGATGGCGCGCTGGTACGCGGCGGGGCACTGGGTTACGGTGCCGATGGACATGTTGATGATCTTAGCGGGGTAGGTGTTGTCCGGCACGCCGTCAACGTGTCCGCCGGCAGCCCAGATGATCGCGTCGGCAATGTCGGAGGTGCGGCCACCACAGCGGCCCAGCACGCGCACGGGCTGCACGCGGGCGAGGTCGGCGACACCGACGATACCCATGCCGTTATTGCCGCGTGCGCCGATAATGCCCGCCACGTGGGTACCGTGCCAGGTGGAGGTGTGGGCGTTCGCCTGGTCCTTACAGAGGTTGTAAGGGGCGTAGTCGCCTTCATCCAGGGGGTTGGGGTCGCGGCCGTTGCCGTCGCGGGCGCTGAGCGGGTCGCTGACGAAGTCGTAGCCGTTCGCCATGCCGGTGACCAGGTCGGGGTGTGGCACGTAGCCGGTGTCGAGCACGGCGACCTTCACGTTTGCGCCGCGGCGCAGGCGTGCGTTACCGGTGTTCTGCACGCCGGTGGTGGGGTTGGTGAGGTTCCACTGCTTGCTGTACTGCGGGTCGTTGAACTGGAAGGTGATGTCGCCTTCTGCGGCGGGGTAGTTGATGTAGTCGGGCTCGACGGAGGCTACGTCCGGGTCGGAGGCGACCTTCGCCATGAACTCCTTCGCCTCGTTTTTGTTGAGGGTTTTGGAGGTCTGGATGACGGCGTCATCGGTGGAGGTGTTGTGCAGGAACTTGGTGTCGACGTTTAGCGCTTCGCTGACGACATCGACGGTGTCCATGATGTCGTCAACGATGCCGCGGACTGCGTCCCAGTCGCCGTCGCGCTGCATTTTGCGCTGCTTGGCTTCCTTGGTGTAGGTGACGATGAATCGGTCGAACACCTGCTGGGGGAGCGTACCGGGCGCCGCCGCGGTGGGGGTGTTGGGGCGTGCCGCGCCGTTGCGCGCGAGGGTGAGGGGGCTGACGGGGCCTTCGATCTGGGGTGCTGCCTGAGCTGCTGCCAGGGTGGCCTCGTCACTGGGGGCCTGCGCGAGGACAGCGGGCAGGTCGCCTCCGAAGAGGAGTGCGCCGGCGGCGAGCAGGCTCATGGCTGCGTGTGCGGGGCGCTTGCGGCGGCGGTTATCGGTGCGGCAGTTATCGGGGTAGCGGCGAGGAGGTGTTTCGGTGCGCTGCGCGCCGAAGTATGGAAGCCTCATCTGGTTCTCCTGATGTAGGTGGTATGCGGACTGTGTGATGTGTACTGGTGTTTCCGTCTGTAGGTGCGCGAGGTGCGTATAGGGTTTTTACGGGGCAGTAAAAGAGGCCTTTTTGGGCGCGCTGAAGTAATGAATGGGGTGAGGGAATAGCGTTTCTTTGACCCTTTTTCGTACCGAAAGAACTCTTTTTTGGACGGTGTGCAACGTACATTTCTAAGGTATCACTTCAAGGTGAACTTGAGGGATTTTTGAGGTGCTTTTCACGGGTTAATGTGCAGAAAATCAACCTCTGGAGGCTGAATAGTGCCCAATGGTTGAGGGTTTATGTAAGTAAAGCTTGAGGGTTGGAGTATACGAGGCAGGATATGCGGCACCTCTTGCTGACAGGGGAGAGAAATAAATGTTTTAACACTGTGGTGTAAGCACTAGAATGCATTAAAAATGCAGTTGATAGCAAAAAATAAAAATAGCCTGAAATACGCGTGAAAATAAATAAAAAGCTGGCATCAAACACACGGGACAACGCGCACCGCCGGTAGACACACACAGACCGGGGCGGCCACCGCATGGGTGACCGCCCCGGTCTATAGAATCATCAGCACCAGCAAGCTGGCGCTCGCTACCTACTGGAGAAAGCGTCCTTAGGAAGCGTAGGAGCCCAGCAGGCGAACCGCGCCGCCGTCCACGCCCTTAGCGCCCTGAATGTAGTCCGCGCTGTTTGCCTCGGGCTCACCGGCGGCAACAACATCACCCATAATCCAGGAGGGGATACCGCGGTCGTTCAGACGCTTGGTAGCAGCCTCAGCCACGGAGGGGTCAACGATAGCGATCATGCCCACACCCAGGTTCAGGGTGCGCTCCAGGTCGGCCAGAGGCACGTTGCCCAGCGAACCGATCAGGGAGAAGATCGCAGGAATCTGCCAGGTGGAGCGGTCCACGCGACCCTCCAAGCCCTGAGGCAGAACGCGAGCCAGGTTAGCGGCCAGGCCGCCGCCGGTCACGTGGGAGAAGCCGCGCACACCACTGCCGGTGGTGCCGTCTTCGCCGTTGACGGGGAATGCAGCCGCCAAATCCAGGCAGTCTGCCGCGTACACGCGGGTGGGTTCGAGCAGCTCTTCACCGATGGTGCGGCCCAGCTCGTCCACCTGGCGCTCCAGACCCCAGCCGGCAACGTTCAGGACCTTGCGGACCAGGGAGTAGCCGTTGGAGTGAATACCGGAGGATGCCATAGCAATCAGCACGTCGCCCTCACGTACGCGCTCGGGACCGAGCAGCTCGTCAGCCTCGACCAGACCGGTTGCTGCGCCCGCAACGTCGTACTCGTCTTCTGCGAGCAGGCCGGGGTGCTCAGCGGTTTCGCCGCCAACCAGGGCGGTACCAGCCTGTGCACATGCGCCAGCGATACCGCGCACAATGTCAGCGATACGTTCGGGAACGACCTTGCCAGTGGCAATGTAGTCGGTCATGAACAGCGGCTTCGCACCGCAGACCACGATGTCGTCCACGACCATGCCGACCAGGTCGTAACCGATGGTGTCGTGAATATCGAGTGCCTGCGCGATAGCGACCTTGGTACCCACACCGTCGGTGGAGGTAGCCAGGTAGGGCTTGCGGTACTTGACGAGCTCGGAGACGTCGTACAGGCCCGCGAAGCCGCCCACGCCACCAACGACGGAGGAGTTGTGGGTCGCCTTGATAGCGCCCTTCATCAGCTCAACGGCGCGATCGCCAGCCTCTACGTCAACACCTGCGCTCGCGTAGGTTACGGTGGTGGTGTTCTCGCTCATTAGGATTCCTTCGGGGTAGCGGTAGCGGAGGAGTTTGCGGGGATGCGGTCCTGCTCGGTGAGCAATGCCTCGAGGTCGGCGTCGGGGCCGGGGTTGCACATGCCCATACCGGCGTCGTCTGCGGCAACCTGTACTGCGGAGAGATCGAACTTCGTTTCGAGAGTTTCGGTGCCTTCGCGGGTCTCAATGGAGACGGCCTCAGCATGCTCAGGCTTGGAGGGGACGGGGCGCTCCACGGTCACCTCAGCTGCCTTACCGGCGAGGGGTCCGCCCTTGCCCTTCTCCGAGGAGTCGAAGAGGGACTTGCCGCGTCGTTCCTCGCTCGGCAACTCAATCGGGTATTTGCCGGTGAAGCATGCGGTGCACATGTTTTCGGCGGGCTGCTCGGTGGCTGCCATCATGCCGTCCTGAGAGATGAAGCCGAGCGAATCGGCACCCAGGGAGGACGCGATTTCGTCCACGGACAGGCCGTTAGCGATCAGCTCCGCACGGGAGGCGAAGTCAATACCGTAGAAGCAAGGCCACTTCACGGGCGGGGAGGAGATGCGCACGTGCACTTCCTTCGCGCCAGCTTCGCGGAGCATACGCACGAGGGCACGCTGAGTGTTACCGCGAACAATGGAATCGTCAATAACGACGAGGCGCTTACCTGCAACCACAGACTTGAGCGGGTTCAGCTTGAGTCGAATACCGAGCTGGCGGATAGTCTGCGAGGGCTGAATGAAGGTTCGACCCACGTAGGCGTTCTTGACCAGACCGTTACCGTAGGGAATGCCGGACTCTTCGGCGTAACCAATAGCAGCCGGAACACCGGATTCGGGAGTGGGCATGACCAGGTCAGCTTCAACAGCGTGTTCGCGGGCAAGCTGACGGCCCATTTCTACGCGGGATTCGTAGACGCTACGGCCGGAGATGGTGGTGTCCGGGCGAGCGAGGTAAACGTACTCGAAGACGCAACCGGCGGGCTTAGCTTTTGCGAAACGCTGGGAACGCAGACCGTTCTCATCAATGGTGATGAGCTCGCCGGGCTCCACTTCACGCACGAAGGACGCACCGACAATATCAAGTGCCGCGGTTTCGGATGCGACAACCCAGCCACGCTCCAGACGACCGAGTACGAGGGGACGAACACCCTGCGGGTCGCGTGCGGCGTAGAGGGTGTGCTCATCCATGAAGGTGAAGCAGAAAGCACCGCGTAGGGTCGGCAGCAGGTCGAGTGCTGCTTCTTCGAGGGAGTCGAAGTCGTGTTCCGCCAGCAGGGCGGTGACGAGTGCGGTGTCGGTGGTGTTGCCCTGGGCGAGTTCGCCGTGCTTGGGGGGCTTGCCGCCGTTCTTTTCAATCAGACGCTCGTAGAGATCAGCCGAGTTGGTGAGGTTACCGTTGTGCGCCAGACAGAGCGTGCCGTGCGGGGTGGTACCGAGGGTGGGCTGTGCGTTAGCCCAGTGGGATGCGCCGGTGGTGGAGTATCGGGCGTGGCCGATAGCGTGGTCGCCGGGCATGGAGCTGAGGGTGGCTTCGTCAAAGACCTGGGAGACCAGTCCCATATCTTTGTACACGTGGATGCGTTTGCCGTTACTGGTTGCGATACCTGCTGATTCCTGGCCGCGGTGCTGGAGCGCGTACAGGCCGTAGTAGGTTAGCTTTGCCACGTCCTCGCCGGGAGCCCAGACACCGAAGACGCCGCAGGCGTCCTTGGGGCCGTGGTCAATTGGATCGAGGTCGTGAGTGAGTTTTCCGTCGGGGCGAATCAATTCACTTCTTTTCGACGTTGGGACTGCGGATGCGTCTGCGCAGGCGCAAGATTGGGGCGTGTTGCCGCACTCACACCTGCCTGCGTGTGCCATAGCATACACCAGACCCTTAAAAGTGTACCGGGTTTCAGAGACGCTGTGGTGAAGGATACGCTAAATACCTCAGGATGGACGACTAGAACAGGCACCAAACACGCCAAATCACGAAAACTGCGTGGACCTGTGAGCTCGTAGCGAATTCTAGAAGAGCGGCAACAAACCCGAAAGGTCACTACGCTCACCCGACGCATCCAGCGCACCGGCACTCACCGCCTGCGCCCACGAACAGGCACCCAGAACCAGCGCCGCCCACACGAGTGGACGCGCCTCCACCACGGACGGCGGGGTACCGCGCGTATGGCGAGGACCCGCCACGCACTGGGTCACGCCCAGCGGGGGCACACGCACCTCCACACTATTGCCGGGGGCTAGGGTGGCCAGCTCTTCGAGGGTAAAACGCACGAAGGTTGCGCGCACCGAGCGGGGGAGCGCGGCAAATGCCTGCTCCACCTCGGCGCTGTTCAGCAGGTACTCGCCTTGGGCATGCACATCTGCAGGCTCGCCGGTTGCCGCACGCTGCGCCTCAAAGAAGGCACGCACTTCGCGGACCGCCGCCATGCCCGCTTCCTCGCTGGTCTTACGTCGAATCGCCACGACTAGTCCTCTTCCTGGGCGTTCTCTTCGGGGGCGCCGGGAGTCGAATCCTCGCGGGTGAAAAGCTCCTCATGTACGCGCAGCTCACCCACCACAACCGGCTTGCCGTCCACGTACCCGCCGGTCACCGGGCGAATCACTAGCGCGAGGAGGCGCTCGCATTCCTCGGCGCTCAGGTAGCCGCCAGCTTGCAGTGCGCGCAGAGCCACGGCGTACATGGCGCGGTGCGAGCCGTCGCTCATCTTCACCACCACGGACGCGCCCGAACGCAGACCAATGCAGAGCACGCCCTCCGCGCCGCCCTTGACGATTGCGTCCAGTTCTTCGCTGAGCACGGTGTCGGGGGAGCCGGGCGCCTGAATCAGCTCGGGGTAATCCACCATGGCGGTCGCGACCGTGGAGGC contains:
- a CDS encoding sterol carrier family protein; its protein translation is MAIRRKTSEEAGMAAVREVRAFFEAQRAATGEPADVHAQGEYLLNSAEVEQAFAALPRSVRATFVRFTLEELATLAPGNSVEVRVPPLGVTQCVAGPRHTRGTPPSVVEARPLVWAALVLGACSWAQAVSAGALDASGERSDLSGLLPLF
- the purM gene encoding phosphoribosylformylglycinamidine cyclo-ligase — its product is MSENTTTVTYASAGVDVEAGDRAVELMKGAIKATHNSSVVGGVGGFAGLYDVSELVKYRKPYLATSTDGVGTKVAIAQALDIHDTIGYDLVGMVVDDIVVCGAKPLFMTDYIATGKVVPERIADIVRGIAGACAQAGTALVGGETAEHPGLLAEDEYDVAGAATGLVEADELLGPERVREGDVLIAMASSGIHSNGYSLVRKVLNVAGWGLERQVDELGRTIGEELLEPTRVYAADCLDLAAAFPVNGEDGTTGSGVRGFSHVTGGGLAANLARVLPQGLEGRVDRSTWQIPAIFSLIGSLGNVPLADLERTLNLGVGMIAIVDPSVAEAATKRLNDRGIPSWIMGDVVAAGEPEANSADYIQGAKGVDGGAVRLLGSYAS
- a CDS encoding S8 family peptidase → MRLPYFGAQRTETPPRRYPDNCRTDNRRRKRPAHAAMSLLAAGALLFGGDLPAVLAQAPSDEATLAAAQAAPQIEGPVSPLTLARNGAARPNTPTAAAPGTLPQQVFDRFIVTYTKEAKQRKMQRDGDWDAVRGIVDDIMDTVDVVSEALNVDTKFLHNTSTDDAVIQTSKTLNKNEAKEFMAKVASDPDVASVEPDYINYPAAEGDITFQFNDPQYSKQWNLTNPTTGVQNTGNARLRRGANVKVAVLDTGYVPHPDLVTGMANGYDFVSDPLSARDGNGRDPNPLDEGDYAPYNLCKDQANAHTSTWHGTHVAGIIGARGNNGMGIVGVADLARVQPVRVLGRCGGRTSDIADAIIWAAGGHVDGVPDNTYPAKIINMSIGTVTQCPAAYQRAIDIARSKGALVVAAAGNGNTEASKYAPANCMGVITVGATTKAGTRASFSNYGTRVNISAPGENILSLSVNSLDRPDNTKFTYVYESGTSMAAPHVSALLAQQLVNGTSMTTQQVERAFTLAGGNRIKCDKYFCSRGIINSFNLAKKAGNLDANGRVTYLRPRKIISKGLSAGASNTKIADRAATDEAAEATAEALTAGANGESLTGDYDRIPGAPAMEIPEDAQVYDLNGDAEPVTQDEPLVTNPAQKPREADEQH
- the purF gene encoding amidophosphoribosyltransferase, which encodes MIRPDGKLTHDLDPIDHGPKDACGVFGVWAPGEDVAKLTYYGLYALQHRGQESAGIATSNGKRIHVYKDMGLVSQVFDEATLSSMPGDHAIGHARYSTTGASHWANAQPTLGTTPHGTLCLAHNGNLTNSADLYERLIEKNGGKPPKHGELAQGNTTDTALVTALLAEHDFDSLEEAALDLLPTLRGAFCFTFMDEHTLYAARDPQGVRPLVLGRLERGWVVASETAALDIVGASFVREVEPGELITIDENGLRSQRFAKAKPAGCVFEYVYLARPDTTISGRSVYESRVEMGRQLAREHAVEADLVMPTPESGVPAAIGYAEESGIPYGNGLVKNAYVGRTFIQPSQTIRQLGIRLKLNPLKSVVAGKRLVVIDDSIVRGNTQRALVRMLREAGAKEVHVRISSPPVKWPCFYGIDFASRAELIANGLSVDEIASSLGADSLGFISQDGMMAATEQPAENMCTACFTGKYPIELPSEERRGKSLFDSSEKGKGGPLAGKAAEVTVERPVPSKPEHAEAVSIETREGTETLETKFDLSAVQVAADDAGMGMCNPGPDADLEALLTEQDRIPANSSATATPKES